Proteins encoded within one genomic window of Gallus gallus isolate bGalGal1 chromosome 1, bGalGal1.mat.broiler.GRCg7b, whole genome shotgun sequence:
- the KCTD12 gene encoding BTB/POZ domain-containing protein KCTD12 produces MALADSARGLPNGGGVSPAAGSGAAAAAGGWSAFPEIVELNVGGQVYVTRRCTVVSVRDSLLWRMFSQQQPSELPRDSKGRFFLDRDGFLFRYILDYLRDLQLVLPEHFPERSRLQREAEYFQLPDLARRLAQARAATSAARPAALHRDGSLCADEPPLLGCLEAEPAEGGAAAASAPSPTASRSPSGGPLLTPSQSLDGAGGRRSGYITIGYRGSYTIGREAQADAKFRRVARITVCGKTALAKEVFGETLNESRDPDRPPERYTARYYLKFNFLEQAFDRLSEAGFRMAACSSTGTCAFGPEQGGPADDKIWTSYTEYVFCRD; encoded by the coding sequence ATGGCCCTGGCGGACAGCGCCCGCGGGCTGCCCAACGGCGGCGGCGTGTCGCccgcggcggggagcggggcggcggcggcggcgggcggctgGTCGGCCTTCCCCGAGATCGTGGAGCTGAACGTGGGCGGGCAGGTGTACGTGACGCGGCGCTGCACCGTGGTCTCGGTGCGGGACTCGCTGCTCTGGCGCATGTTCtcgcagcagcagcccagcgaACTGCCCCGGGACAGCAAGGGCCGCTTCTTCCTCGACCGCGACGGCTTCCTCTTCCGCTACATCCTGGACTACCTGCGGGACCTGCAGCTGGTGCTGCCCGAGCACTTCCCCGAGCGCAGCCGTCTGCAGCGCGAAGCCGAGTACTTCCAGCTGCCCGACCTGGCGCGCCGCCTGGCGCAGGCTCGGGCCGCCAcctccgccgcccgccccgccgcgctgcACCGCGACGGCTCGCTGTGCGCCGACGAACCGCCGCTGCTCGGCTGCCTGGAGGCAGAGCCCGCGGAAGGAGGCGCCGCGGCGGCGTCCGCGCCGTCGCCCACCGCCAGCCGCAGCCCCTCGGGCGGGCCGCTGCTGACGCCCTCGCAGTCGCTggacggggcgggcgggcggcgctcGGGGTACATCACCATCGGCTACCGCGGCTCCTACACCATCGGGCGGGAGGCGCAGGCCGACGCCAAGTTCCGGCGGGTGGCGCGCATCACCGTGTGCGGCAAGACCGCGCTGGCCAAGGAGGTCTTCGGGGAAACGCTGAACGAGAGCCGCGACCCCGACCGCCCCCCCGAGCGCTACACCGCCCGCTACTACCTCAAGTTCAACTTCCTCGAGCAAGCCTTCGACCGCCTCTCCGAGGCTGGCTTCCGCATGGCCGCCTGCTCCTCCACCGGCACCTGCGCCTTCGGCCCCGAGCAGGGGGGCCCCGCCGACGACAAGATCTGGACCAGCTACACCGAGTACGTCTTCTGCCGGGACTGA
- the LOC418813 gene encoding feather keratin 1 has translation MSCFDLCRPCGPTPLANSCNEPCVRQCQDSRVVIQPSPVVVTLPGPILSSFPQNTAVGSSTSAAVGSILSQEGVPISSGGFGFSGLGGRFSGRRCLPC, from the coding sequence atGTCCTGCTTCGATCTGTGCCGTCCCTGTGGCCCGACCCCgctggccaacagctgcaaTGAGCCCTGTGTgaggcagtgccaggactcccGTGTGGTGATCCAGCCCTCTCCCGtggtggtgaccctgcctggtcccatcctcagctccttcccccagaacacTGCTGTGGGAtccagcacctctgctgctgttggcagcatcCTGAGCCAGGAGGGAGTGCCTATCTCTTCTGGAGGCTTTGGCTTCTCTGGCCTGGGTGGCCGGTTCTCTGGCAGGAGGTGCCTGCCATGCTAA